The genomic window CCGTGCGCCACCTGGGCGGTGAGGTCGCCGGCCGCCTGGCGCCGACTCTGCACGCGGTTCTCCTCGTAGAGCCAGACGATGGTGCCGCTAACGGCCGCGCCGAACACGAAGGCGGCAATAACGGTTAGCACCAGTCTGGCGCTGCAGGCGCGGCTCTTATGCACTTTTTGCTGCTGAATGTTTTCTTGCATGGGCTCCACTTTTGCCGGTCTGTGCCTGCGCCGACGGCAGCCTCAAAGCCTCATTTCCTCCCACTGAATACATTAAACGGAAAGGATACGCCAGCAAAAAAGTAAAGAACCCGTATACCTCACTCTAACCGGTCCAGAAGGCGCAGCAGGCCGTCCAGAATGGTGAGCGGGTGCGGCGGGCACCCAGGGATGTAGAGGTCCACCGGGATGAGACCGTCCACGCCGTCGTGGACCTCGGAAGAGCCGATGAAGGGGCCGCCGTTGATGGCGCAGGCGCCGCAGGCGATGACGAGCTTCGGGGCCGGGATCGCCTGGTAGGTGAGCAGGAGCGCCTCGCGCATGTTTTCGGTGACCGGCCCGGTGACCCAGAGGGCGTCGGCATGGCGCGGGCTCGCCACGAACTGCAGGCCAAAGCGGCCGAGGTCCCAGCCGATGGTGGAGAGGACGTTACTGTCCGCCTCGCAGGCGCCGCACCCGCCGGCTACGACGGAGCGGAACTTGAGCGATCTGCCGAAGATGGAGAGCATCTTCTTGTCGAGCGCGCGGGCCAGGCGCCGCTCCTCCCCCTCCCGGATGACGAGGTCCTCACGCCGGTTCGCCGCAAGGCTGTGGTCGCCCGAATAGGAGATGGCGCCGTGCGGGCAGGCGGCGGAGCACTCGGCGCAGAAAAGGCACTTGCCGAGGTCGACGCTTAACCCCTTGTCGCATCCTATCGCCCCGACCGGGCAGGCGTCGGCGCAGAGGCGGCAGTCGGCGGGACAGAGCGAGCCCTTGAGCTCCGGGTACCCACGAAAGCGTTCGGGAAGCGGCAGCGGCTTTTTCGGGTACGCCATGGTGCGGTGCCCCTGCTTGATGCGGGCGAGTACGGCCTTGATCATGATACGACTCCTGTCGATCCCCTACAGGTCGACCCCGCAGTAGGAGAGGTTGAAGCTCTTGTTGCAAAGCGGGAAGTCCGAGATCTGCCCGCCTCTCAGCGCCATGGCGAGCCCGCTCCAGTTGTGGAAGGAGGGGTCGGTCACCTTGTAGCGGGAAAATGCCCCGCGCGCGTCGGTCAGCGCCACGTGACACACCTCGCCGCGCCACCCCTCGGTGAGGGCGACGGCGAGACATTCCGCGGAAACCTCCCCCACCGCGCGCCGCGTCGCCCCACCGGGCAGCTGGGCGAGCTGTTCCTCGATGAAATCGAGCGACTTCTCCATCTCCAGCCAGCGCACCATGGTGCGGGCGTAGACGTCGCCGGTCTTGCCGGTCT from Geomonas ferrireducens includes these protein-coding regions:
- a CDS encoding NADH-quinone oxidoreductase subunit B family protein — encoded protein: MIKAVLARIKQGHRTMAYPKKPLPLPERFRGYPELKGSLCPADCRLCADACPVGAIGCDKGLSVDLGKCLFCAECSAACPHGAISYSGDHSLAANRREDLVIREGEERRLARALDKKMLSIFGRSLKFRSVVAGGCGACEADSNVLSTIGWDLGRFGLQFVASPRHADALWVTGPVTENMREALLLTYQAIPAPKLVIACGACAINGGPFIGSSEVHDGVDGLIPVDLYIPGCPPHPLTILDGLLRLLDRLE